The segment aaaattaactacttgatactaccatgtttccccaaaaataagacttagccagaccatcagctctaatgcatcttttggagcaaaaattaatttaagaacgggtcttatactatataagacccagtcttatattatagtaaaataagaccgggtcttataattaGCATGAAATCCTTACCtcacattatataagacccggtcttattttttgctccaaaagacgcattagagctgaaggtccggctaggtcttattttcggggaaacacagtattagagTTAATAAACCTGTCAATCCTTTTATACAGCTGTACTTTAAATTCATCTAGTTCTGGGGGAGGGGATTAATTTTAATTCTAATCTCTGTCTCCTCTGGAAGATTTACtccttctcttattttcttctaccTCCATCCAACAAATACTTCAGCTAGAATGGGCTCAGAAATTCCCTGaactatatttattttgtgactcTGTGCTTTTTGCAGACGTTGTTCCCTTTTTTTGGAATGCTTTGCTCCTGCCTACTGAAAAATTCCTACCAACCCTTCAAGGGCTCCAATTCACCAGAGCATCCCTTGACCTCCCCTGAGAGAGTTGAACACTAACTTTGTGTCCCCAACTGTATTTTGCACAtgtctgaaaagaaaatgagcaatCGTTCCTTCAATGAACACGAGAATACCTGttttgtgccaggtactgcaCTAGGTACACAGTAATGAACATGGCAGTTTGCTCTCCTAGACCTTACTATCTAGCAGGGGAGACAGATATTAAACAAACCTAAAGGAGAGCAAGAAGTACCAGGTGCTATGATGAGACTATATAAAAGGGAAATCCACACCAGTGTGAGATCAGGAGGGGAACCCATGGGCGGGAGAAAAAGCCTGGGAAAAGGCCCTAGGACAGCAAAATGAGTGGGAAGTGTGGGAAGCCCAGAGATGCGGCTGAAACTATAGATGAAGGTCATGCTATTTAATATTACAACCTTTCCCATCCCAATATCGTTTCCCCTCTCTTGATCAAGCTGCTTTTATCCACAGCCCTTCTCTCCTGGTGTGgcatataatttatgtagtagAATTTTTGTTCACATAtattctcagtgcctagaacagtacctggcttATAGTAGGAACTTAATACCTATtcgtgaaatgaatgaataagtactAAGTTTGGAATGCATATAAGGACAACAGAAAACCACTGACGAATTTTCAGCTGGGGAGTAGCAAGCTCAAATATGAGCTTTAGAAACAGCAATTTAGCTGCAGGATAGAGAATTGGTCTCCAGGGGGAAGTCCAGTGCCAAAGTGACTAGTTAACATCCTTCCATCAGTCTAAGGCAGATAACAGTGACTTAAACTAGAGCAGGAGCTGTGCAGGTAGACAGAAGGGGATAGATTTAAGAGATATTTTGAAGACAGAATCAACAGGATCTGATGACTAAATGGGGAAGGAGACTCAGGTTTTGCAATGTAGTTAAGATTTAGGTTTATTTCTAGTTGTCACTTACTACCTTGGGCATGCTGCTTCAGCtatctgaacttcagtttctttctaTAACAACAATAAGACCGCCAACACCTCACAAGggcattattaaatattaaggGAGCTGACATAGGCATAATACTTTCAGAGTGACTGACACTTAGTGTTATTCCGTAAATGCTAGTTCACGTCCCCTGtggcatttatttatacatatgctTATCCTTACTGCAAGATCCTTGAGGACTATGATCCCATTTATCAATACCTTTTACCTGGCACAGTGGGTGATAAGAATGAGAGATGGTCATGGTTACATTATGAAACTGATGGCAGGAAAAAGACTATATTAGTTTTCAGCTCTGACTTAAATAAACTGAGAGAGTCAGGACCTATTTGGAACCTGTTCCCATTCAACTAACACTCTCAAATTGGTGAGAAGTGTAAAAGGAAGAAGAGCATAAACACATGAACTATAaattccttgagagcagggactctattttttcacttttgtacCAACCAGGACAATGTTTTGTACATGACAGGTGCTCAATGACAATTGGGCGATGGCATGAATGGGAATTTCTTTAACCACTTGCAAAGGTACATTATGGGGCACTGCCAAGCTTACCTGTCTGCAGTCGCAAGTGAGCCTCGATATTCTGTAGTCGTTCTTCTACGGCCTGATTACCACAATCTCGGAGCATGCTGTTAGCTTTATGAGCGGACCCTGGAATTCCTTCAGGTCTAGTCTGCGGTCCATATGTATTCACAACTCTAGAAACTAAGTTAAGAGACTTTTGAGCCTATTAAACTTTTTCTAAAACCAGAAATTCTCTGTCCTTAacagtgctttatatattttcataaagacCGTCTAACTACAAACACAAGTATGAAGAAAGGCaagatgtttcattttaaaataaacaaaatttagataggaaaatgatttctattccattttgtttACAATCTAGAATAAACTTCTGTCAGTGATAAAGATATTATGTAGTGGATACTTACCTTTTACATGACTTTTAAATCCGGGGTAAGGGGTAAAAACGGCATCAGTTCTTGCACAACTATTTTCTAAGGAGAATTTAGATGAGTATAAGTATATTCTTAACTTCAAATGTATGAGATTTTGATAAACTTCCAATAATTCATATGAGTTAACATGTTACTCATaatgagaatataattttaagtaatagTAATTAAATTACCATCCCATATAGAATAAAACTTGTGATCTTTACCCTCTAAAATTAATAACATCTAATCTTATCTAATTTTCAGATTTATAAGTAGAAAAGTCAACATTCAGTggcaaaacttaatataatttttaaagaataccaaCCAATATTGTTAAAAACGGTCTGGGCCTTTGCAGAAAAAATTTATATAGTATAGAGAATATTTCAATTCTACGTCAGAGACATTATTCACTTTATTTCATCATAGAGATAGAACTCATTACTTTTActgaaacatctttttaaaaaaatacagcattttttATATTACTGATCAAATTAGTGAACATctaataaaaaggattatacatttAAAACCTATTTATTTCAGAACTCTACATAAAAAAGACCTTGAAACCTCAAGTATAACACATACTTTTCCACTTTACCTAGATTTCCAATGCTCATGTAAAAAAATTCCTAATCACAAAAGCCATCTATTTCTTTTTAGACTGCCCCTTTTGAAAAATGCAATTTTAGGAAAGATACCTTGTGAAAATTTGTTCCcatttttttaagctgaaaagCATAGTTTCTTACAAATTAGGtatcaacaaataaattaaaaatgaaaggggAATATTGGAAAGATGTTaacataataaacatttcaaatattataaattaatattttaaatgacattaagTAAAACCATGCATTGCAGTAAATTTCCTGAAAAATTCCccttataataaaaaatggataGTAAAAGAGATActgaaaattctttttcttgatagaatttgattttttaaaaatccagtttatatttaaatcaaatttaaatcaaATTGAACTAACACATTACaataatacatttgcatttttttagcCTAAGTTTCCTTAATAGTTCTGCTGATAAATCGAACTGTGTGAATAAAATACCAAATTCACTTATCTTTTATATAGATACTAgacagtcattttctttttctttctttttgttttgagacacctcaaaatatgtttaaaggGCCATCACTTCTCCATTCCCTTTCTACCATTTGATGGGGCAAAGGGTTAAAAAAAGAAGCTATCATCCATTTTGGAGCTCTATTCCAAATATATAGATTAACTGACCCATTCAGCATGGTGTGAAGACACTGAATGTGTGAGTGCTAGTCACTCTCCACTGCAATTCTTGCTAGCACTGTTTTGAGTCGCCAAGGAGTTGAATGGGGCCAAGGAATCCTGCTGAGCATTTGAATTCTTGTCAATTTCTATCCCCTGGTGGTTTATAATAATAGAGTTAGCAGGGAGAGCAGAGGAATAACATTAGTGACACATGTGCTTGCTCCCTCAACAAACCCTTTCTCATGGGCTGCTTGCAGCTGGATTGTAGTACCTGAGATTTGCCGCTGTTGCACCTGTTTTGAGAAGCTGATAGGAAAATATACCAAATCTAGAGATATGCATATATAATGTTAATGGTAAAAGAGGATAACTAGGACCCAACTTGAGcctgtattatttctttattaaaataatcagtgTACTAATGTGATAAGAGTCAATTATAAGTTCATCTgacaattttatattcataaaaattagCCACGAGATATTAGTTCATTCTAACCAGGAACTCTTCtccataatttttataaaactacttGTTCTGATTATTACTATAATGCCCGAGTGATTGATGCCAGTGCTTTGCGATAGTTTGTATTCTGCAGCATACCTGCAGATCTGTAAATGTACTATAGCATCAagtggggaggaaagaagaatcaagtgaaaaacagcaaatgtatGCACtctgagagaaagggaaaagcatACGCACCATAGCCTTCGTGACAAATTGGTTTTATCATgacataaaacatttcaaatagcCCAGAAGTAGAGAGAAAACTGCTCCCTCTTGAGGAGTATTAACTTTACTAAGTTCACTTTATGTATTAACACCATAATTTTATAAGTACATTTACAGGCATGGAATTAATATAGTTTAGATTCCTTTATTAGTGAGACCGTACAACCTTACCCCCACACTTCATTCCctaaaagaactttaaaacaatcttttcaCCTGTGGTAAACATTAGTCttttatgttaacatttatttgatATCTGTGTAaccaaaatgaaaaccattttaCAATACAGTCTATTATTAAACAGGAAATTCTGCTGCCTTAGTTTCTAAATAAATCTGTGAAATAAATTGTGTTcttaatgttattaattttaaaaaacaaatgaaagatcagaGCAACTGTAAAAACTCTTATTAAAATCCTATGAAATTAACTTCTTCAGTAGTTACCTTGATTACAATCAATAACATTGCAAAATTCCCTGACgttgttttcattgatttcagcttgttttctttcaataaatgcaGATATTCGTCTGTCAATCTACAAACAATAAGTTTAAATGCATGTTTAAACAATTCaaacataatattttgaaaataataaccctccctcccccccaaaaaaaacttcTTACTTCTGCTTTTCCAGCCTTTATCTGAACTACTTCTGGATCAAAATGGATCTGTGTTTTTTTCACATCTCCTAAATCACAatctttgtgcttttcttcctcttgtaGGTCTCCAACTGGAAATTTGGCATTTACTTCATTCTTGTTCCCTGTTTCTGCTTTTCCTATGTCTTCAACAACAGCTGTGTTCTCCTCTTTAATCAGAGGCTGAAGTTTTGCTAAAAAAGGCTAAGAAGAACACAATTCCATCTGCTGGGGTTCAAACTGATCAAAATTGATTACgcatttaacatatttatataaatttctgcTAAGTAAATGCAACATTTATTATCAATTAGCTAAATATAAAAAGTTGGCATATCAGGATGCATAGATCGGCCCACACGTGTTTGCTGTTCGCTGCTACTGTGACCATTATCTTTTGTTATAAAtctggtgtggtttttttttaaaaaaagcaagagaaagaaaacctgaggaaattttaaattttctttgaggGAGTCATTCTGTCactcatcttttattttgttccaaaTCAAAGCCTTAGCCTCTGGCACCAATGCCACTTAATTAACATGTCATTCAAATGCCTCCTCAGAACACTAAGGCTTAGTATTTTTCCTCCTTAACATGAGAGCCAGTGCTCTCACTCAGCAAAGCCCTGCATTATCACTATATCACCGGAGAATCTCCACTTGAAACTGCAGTTGGCCAAAGTGAATGAGAGAGCATAGACATGAAATATATAGGTGTTATGCTGAATGAACACTCAGGCTTTTCCTGACATGGCAGGATATCTCCTTGGGTtatgaaatcaaaattttaaaaagaaaatgaataaggaaaaaaaaaaacctatcaaGATCCATAGCTGAAAAGAGAGAGATACCTATCACTATACTAGAGGGGCAAAAACCCTGCagtataatataaattatattaccCATTTCCCCATCACAATTAGGCCTCAATTGAGTTCCATAGCTCATTGCTTCTGCCCTTTAAAACTAGTGATAACTACACTTTTAACATGAAACAGAGTTAAAATTTCCCAAAGTCACTGAACAGAGGGCTAAAAATTAATATCTACTCCATTAGTCAAAACACACCAACACTTGTCaatgtttcaattatttttcatacCTACTATTTTGCTTCCATTGCTTGCTATACCAAATACTCATCTGAAAACCCTTACATCTTAATAGGAATAAAGTGACCAATCCAAACAGTTCTTCCAGTTACTTTTTTGACAcgtcatattttatatttcaattagaGATAAACTGCAAACTAACATAAATTAGACATGACAATTGGAAACAAGAAGGTCATACTGTTCAGTTATTGAActgaatatacttaaaaaatagcaatactattaataaaaattcaatgtTAACTTCTAATATAAAGTATGAGTTATTCAAACTgttaagacaaagataaaatagTGACTGGCTACTTACTAAGATGAGACATTAATGTCAcagaaattactttctttttaaaaactatgctgAAACTGTTTAATTGCAATAGACACTCCAGGATGTGTCATGCTGGGATAATGCCACTTCTTGAACCACTGAAAGCACTCCATGAGCCTCCAAACTCACCCAAGGCATGGAATCATTATCATAGCATGACACACACCTGCCGTGTCTTATTGCTTAATTATAACCCACCATAGATGCAACTGTATTGAATTTTCAGTGCAAGTCGAGAATTGAATTGCATTCATTCAATCTTCATACTCTCATCGGCCTGTATTCTCATAACTGTCCTGATCTCTATGCAAATTGACAGATTTGGATCCAATCTGGCTGAAGTAATCTtttattaatactattaatactattaataCAGTGTTAAGATAGAACTGACAAATACTCCAGCTtataatttcaactataattaataacTATTCTCAGTACcaagttaacatttttaacaagaaTTTACCTGTAAATATAAAACGTGTTGCTCAAGTGCACTAAAGAGCAAAGCAGGCTGGAATGCCGAGAGGCTCTGGAGCTTGTTCCAATCGATTGTAATTTTCACCACATCGTCTCTGAGGTTAAGCTTCAAAGGAGCAAACCAGCAACATCACAAAAATTACACGATTAAGCTGTATATATGGGattgtcaccaaaaaaaaaaaagatttctacaGAGTAACATGCCTACTTAGCTTATCACgtttttaatgatatattaaaATGGTTTACCTGGCTACCATTTTAAAAGGCCAAGAAAGGtgcaattttcattaaaaaataatagaatgacA is part of the Rhinolophus sinicus isolate RSC01 linkage group LG03, ASM3656204v1, whole genome shotgun sequence genome and harbors:
- the MBIP gene encoding MAP3K12-binding inhibitory protein 1 isoform X2 — protein: MAAAAELSRPSIGDRSLEQSCSPNLSQEVLCEIFRSLHTLAGQLNLRDDVVKITIDWNKLQSLSAFQPALLFSALEQHVLYLQPFLAKLQPLIKEENTAVVEDIGKAETGNKNEVNAKFPVGDLQEEEKHKDCDLGDVKKTQIHFDPEVVQIKAGKAEIDRRISAFIERKQAEINENNVREFCNVIDCNQENSCARTDAVFTPYPGFKSHVKVSRVVNTYGPQTRPEGIPGSAHKANSMLRDCGNQAVEERLQNIEAHLRLQTGGPVPRDIYQRIKKLEDKILELEGISPEYFQSVNFSGKRRKVQLPQNYSLAELDEKISALKQALLRKSREAESMATHHLP
- the MBIP gene encoding MAP3K12-binding inhibitory protein 1 isoform X1; the encoded protein is MAAAAELSRPSIGDRSLEQSCSPNLSQEVLCEIFRSLHTLAGQLNLRDDVVKITIDWNKLQSLSAFQPALLFSALEQHVLYLQPFLAKLQPLIKEENTAVVEDIGKAETGNKNEVNAKFPVGDLQEEEKHKDCDLGDVKKTQIHFDPEVVQIKAGKAEIDRRISAFIERKQAEINENNVREFCNVIDCNQENSCARTDAVFTPYPGFKSHVKVSRVVNTYGPQTRPEGIPGSAHKANSMLRDCGNQAVEERLQNIEAHLRLQTGGPVPRDIYQRIKKLEDKILELEGISPEYFQSVNFSGKRRKVQLPQQNYSLAELDEKISALKQALLRKSREAESMATHHLP
- the MBIP gene encoding MAP3K12-binding inhibitory protein 1 isoform X3, yielding MAAAAELSRPSIGDRSLEQSCSPNLSQEVLCEIFRSLHTLAGQLNLRDDVVKITIDWNKLQSLSAFQPALLFSALEQHVLYLQPFLAKLQPLIKEENTAVVEDIGKAETGNKNEVNAKFPVGDLQEEEKHKDCDLGDVKKTQIHFDPEVVQIKAGKAEIDRRISAFIERKQAEINENNVREFCNVIDCNQVSRVVNTYGPQTRPEGIPGSAHKANSMLRDCGNQAVEERLQNIEAHLRLQTGGPVPRDIYQRIKKLEDKILELEGISPEYFQSVNFSGKRRKVQLPQQNYSLAELDEKISALKQALLRKSREAESMATHHLP